The Hippoglossus hippoglossus isolate fHipHip1 chromosome 16, fHipHip1.pri, whole genome shotgun sequence genomic sequence AAGGCTCCTCAAGGGCTCCATCTAGACGTGATGAAGGGAGACAAACTGATAGAAGTGAGTGGAAGCTTGGAAATGCTCATTAACCATCACTTATTGGTTGTGTCAATGCGTGAGTCAGTGAATGCACCAGATACAAGCCTGACAGTCGACGCAGTCCCACTCTGGGATTGGGTCATGTGTGGCTGCATGGGTTTCAAACGGTGCCAGAGCAACCTCAGCCCTGAGATTTAAGCTTGGCAGTGGGGAGCATCACTGTTGAGTTATGAATCAGaggcacagagacacactgcaGATTGTTTACAGACACTTTCCACCGGCTGCTGCTCCGACTGTGACGCTACACATCTGTCCCCGCAGAAACTCATTATTGATGAAAAGAAGTACTACCTGTTTGGGAGGAACCCCGACTGGTGTGACTTCACCATCGACCACCAGTCCTGCTCACGTGTCCACGCTGCCCTGGTCTACCACAAACACCTGAAAAGGGTCTTTCTCATAGACCTCAACAGCAGTAAGACACTattcacagacacacccacTGTGTATATTCATTTCATGTTTAGGATCATTGTCTGGAAGAGTTTGACATACGTGCAAAGGGCTGATAGAGTAATACAACTGACTTGCTAACAATACTTCTTTTCTCTACAGGTCACATAAATTATAGTAGAACCAATTAGTCAATCTTAATTCTATTCATTGTAATTCAGCAGTCAGAAAACCAGACAATTGATGAGTaatttttaagtaaaaaaagttccagctttttaatttgaatttacctgctttattcttttatataagtatacatttaatatatttgagGTTTGGGCTGTTTGTCGCACTCAGCTCTGGGTTATCACATGGAAACATTATTaggtttttatatattttaggtATCAAACTTTGCTTGTGTTgcatatgtttattttcttttgcgCTGTGTGATAAGTGAGGCACAAATTGTCACTTTTGGCTCCACTGGCCAAATGTGCTAACAGTGGATTAGTATCAAATGTCCGATATCCAACTTTGTGATATTAAGCTCCGGTAAATATATGACACTCAGGTTACACACAGCTCATAAATCCTGTGGGGAAATAATCTGCGAATTAATATAACGTGGAACTCCTATCTAAtcttaaattaaatttagaaaatgaaTCATAGACAGACTGATAGACTTTATATCAAAAACTTGATAAATACAAGTTGATTGGTTGATCTTAAACTGCTGCTCCGTCTCATATGCTTGGTGTGACATCAGCACATGTTTTGACACCAGGACTGAATCACGTTTTATATTTTAGCACACGGTACTTTCCTCGGACACATCCGTCTAGAGGCACACAAGCCTCAGCAGGTCCCCATAGACTCTACGATATCTTTCGGGGCCTCGACGCGGACCTACACCATCAGAGAGAAACCCCAAACCCAAGGCACTGCTGGTTCAGGGGACAGTAAGGCGGGAGAGGATGAGGAACTAAAAGGGCTGCTTGGGCTTCCAGAAGAAGAGACGGAGCTAGAggtatgtttattttcttgatgaTAGTAACAATATTCTCATTGTATACTATAAACTAAACCAAAGACGAAGAAAAGATCTGCATGGTATTTCTTGATTATCACCTTTTAAACCACAAGTTGCTGCTTTAGGAAGACTTCtaataaaatttaaatgttaaaattcTATTTGagacctttatatatatttttaaagtgtaatacatagcattttattttcattctcaaAGATCGTAGATTGTCAGAGTGGTTTAAATGCATAAGGCATTGTTGAAAATTTAGGGAATATACTATTAAAGTAAGATGAATGATAAATAGGCAACAGGCATAAAGAGTAGTCATGTTTATGATGCGTCTTATTATTTTCCTGTCCACTTTACTGGTGTTTTGTTATAGAGTACAGATGTCCTGGTCATACCACATtgcaatttattttcttttgatgaataaaatgacaGAACCTGACAGAGTTCAACACAGCTCACAACAAGCGCATCTCGCTCCTAACCATCGAAGAGGGAAACCTTGAAATCCAGAGGCCTAAGAGGAAACGGAGGAGCTCCAGAGTTACTTTCAGTGAGGAGGACGCCATCATTAATCCAGGTACAAATAAAAGACAGTAACAAAATAGCACAAGAAACATTTACACGACTCGTGGGAAGGTTTAACAGCATGTAATGCAAAAGGAAATTAGATATTGATTGTCATTTCagttaatatttaactttattctaAAAACAAGTTTACTCTTcgattgaaaacatttttccagACTTTTTAGTCATAATGatattgattcatttgtttttgcagtgaGTTGCCTCTTCATGGTGTAAATTCATAACCAAACTATTACACTGATCAGATATGTGCATTTCTACTTTTTGTGAGAGTAAATgttaataacaaaatattaaCACTGTTTTCTATTTGCAGAGGATATTGACCCCTCGGTGGGACGCTTTAGAAATATGGTGCAGACGGCCGTCGTCCCCATCAAGGTAacctgtgtatttttttttttttttttttttttaaatgcctgaTTAAAATTGTGAAATCTGAGTGGACTGGATACATCATATCAGTGTTGGGTTGGGTTACTTAGCAAAGAACTGCATTAACTGTGTGACTTTGAAAGTTAATACTCTGTCATCATTGCTGTAGAAACGGCGATCGGACGGCCAAAACACCTTGGGTCTGGATGACATGACTTCAAAACGTATCCACATCTACAGCTTGGGCGGGGGTCTATACGGGGACTTACCTCCCACTAGTCATGAGAACCAGCCAACTGGAGCTCCGGGAGGTGCTGCCATGCAGGGAGGGCTTCCCCTGCCCTTCCCTAATCCAGCACCAGAGGTGGACCTGGCTCCAGAGGCTCCCCAGCCTCCTGTCACCCTCAACCCCACCCCTGTTATAGCCCCCTATCTACCAGAGACCCACAACGAGCCACGCAAAAAGAAATATGCCAAAGAAGCTTGGCCGGGCAAGAAACCCACCCCTTCACTACTCATCTAACCAGTTTGTTAAAGCTGCTGACTCTCAGGTTACCAGTATTACACCAGGAACTGTGACCTGGCAGAGGTGGAGTCACTCGCttccctttttttattaatttgttgtGTTACACATTATCATCAGAAAGAAATCACGCAATTTAATATTGCCGCGTCTCAAGACATCGTCCACTTTATTAAGTCAGCAGTTGATATTTTGGCAGGAAGAGTTCAATCTTTGTGACTGtgaacaaatataaaagacGTAATCAACAGACTTGGCTGTGAGCATTTAGTACCAGATTGGCAATGAAATATACCCGTGTGAGTGACAGGCTACAAGGAAATCGTGGGTCAACAAGTTATGTTTTTGATGTGATGGATGTCAAGAACAGTTTTTTTCTACTAAACATATTTCAACAGTTTTTTCACGTCGTCAATATTTTGATAATGCTATTAAACAAATGGCTTAAAAGTACTTTTGTATGagatattttattgtgaaaagtcaaagacGCCACACACGGAATCAGTCTCTGTGAAAACAcggctgctttttattttgacacaatGTGAGGACGCTCACACAATCTATTCGGCCATCACGACTGACTGAAGTGTTTTGCATATTTCCTAGAAGCCACAAGAAGCCGACTTGTGTTCCATGAAAGTGCTATTTAAAGCCTTTAGTCATTAATTTGGGTTCTTCTGCAGATGTTGATCATGTGTCCTTAAACATTTtttcttgtatattttttaactgtttgttGCCGACTTTTCCAGCTTCTGTAAATACATGACgcttctttattttattttctactttgaGTGTTAATTTGAACTGTTACTAAGTAGCAACCTAATATAATGGACTCCACAGTAACAAATACCAAGTTTGCGGCAAAATAGCAAGAACAGAGGTTTGGATGTAGGAAGTTTTAATGGTATTGTAGCATGTTAGCATCTCTCACATGCAACAGAGTCTGGTGCAGATACtgttaatatttttgttttacagagcCAAACTAAGTCATAGgcattaaatacacacacagtaaaccaTGTAGTCTATAGTCAAGATACGATCCTATGAAATGGCGCAATcacttttagttgttttttgcTATTATTGAAAGGTGGAGAGGAGTAATGGTAATCACACCTAGTATATGGCTTTCATTTTAACAATGCCTCCTTGATACTCTTTGTATTTCCTCTTGGAGGAAAGAGAGGGTTTTAAATGGGCTATCAAGGCAATTATCTTGTAAAAAGAGCTCTCAGGTAATCCCTGCTAGTGTCCCCAACCAGTTAATGGCAGGTATATGACACTCAACAGTTTACACATGAGGAGCAGAGGTGAGGAGCCAGGATTTTGAggaaaaaccaaacaatgaCCACGCCCTGGTTCAAAGATAGGAAGGACAGTGCTGGTTGTTTGACCACGAGGGATCATGTTTAGTGTAAACTTGGCTCGTAGTTATGTAAAAAAGGTTGGTCAGAGTTAAAAGAACCGGCAGGTGGTCGCCCATAGAAATGCACTGCTTTCCCTCATAATAAAGTGGCTGTTTCGCAGGatcttcaaataaatgaaagactgaatattggagataaaaagacagtgtttcattttttcaaactgctggtgactttttttgtcattgtggGCCTGTGGATTTTGTAATCatatgactgtaaataaagaaatgactTACTTTTGACTCATAACCTCTACGGTGTTTTAAGCTGTTGCCTTGTACTTGCTCCGATATGAATTGCCTGTATTCTGATATACCTGATGAAAATTTGTCTAAGGGAAAGTACTTTGACAAGCCGCATCTTCAGGAGTTGCACGTGTGTACAAAGCAAACAACAGAAGCAAGTCAATAAGATCAACATAAGATACCACGTCCTGGATGATGACATTTAATTCTGGAGTTATACAAATGTCTCATAAGTACTCTGGGTATGGTTCAAAGTACTTCAGGGGAAACTGTCTCTCAGTCTTAGTATTAGCTTCAAAAGGTGACAGTTTACTGTTAATAGAAATAATCCAAATTAAACGTTCACACTACAATACTCAAACCATAACACGCAAAAAGGCAAACAAAATATAAGTACACTTTTCATTAGTTTGACCTGGCTTTAAATCAACTATCGCCCACGATTAAAAAGCAGAAAGGAACGTGTTATTTCTCAATCCATTTTCAAAACAAGTATCTATACTACAGGTTTGATTTTAATGTGGATGCCATTGAGTGAGCGCAGCACCAGTCGGGGAATTATTTTGGGTTTGCAAGTGGGGTCCTCTGTCAGCTGATATCTCCTCAGTGTCAGGGCTGTCGCCACTTTCATCTCGTTCATGGCGAAGTTCTGACCGATGCAGTTTCTGTTGGAGGAAAACGTACAATGGTGAAACAACAATTTTATTTGGGGAAATCTCATTTCACGTGTGCAGACATAATACCAGTAAGTGCAAGGGAGTGAATTATAGAAACACCTTAACAAATAGCTCTGCGGTGAAGTCATCAGTTTTGTTGGGAAATTACACTTGACCACTGTTTTGAAtcttgttctgtgtttgtggtaTGTTGTCATCTCTTGGTTATGTTGTAACCTTGGTTCTCTGTGTGAAGATACTATCTCTGAAGTAATCTTGGTGCATTCAGCTGGTTGGTTTTTTCGATTAACCAAACTGAAACATTTTTGCACCTAAAACCTGTTGCTTTTTCAGTAGAGCATGAATGAGCCTAAAGAATTATTTTAAGTGTCTTTTTTGCATGTGAACATTCTGCTACAATACAGAGGCCAAAgcctgcagcagagaaaacactgctcctgaagtGCCTCAAACTCATTTGCATTCCtggctcttttgtttttttcataaagcCTCCATGTCCCCAAGTAACATGTAACACGGCCGCTTTGGGTCAAGTTACCATGGTACAAACAATTCCATTGCTCCCATGGcaacatgaggagagacacacacacaatctgaacTGAAGTCTCATATTCATCAGTCTTTTTTTAAGCTTGATATCCTACTCTGAGGaataaaactgatattttcTTTTGGGGTTTCTGGACTTTTTCAAATTAGATCAATCCTGGAATACACTAACCCTCAATCTTACCTGATTTACCTGgctttttattgtgtgtgcGAAAAGAAGGCAAGTGTGAGGCTACACATCCTGAACTGAGTATTATGACAGCTGTAGACTGAAAACCTCCCTGCCAAGCTCATGTGTGGACAAACCTTGACCCAGCTGAGAAGGGCACGAATGCGTGAGGTGACCTTCTGGAGACATTCTCTGGTAGGAAGCGCAGTGGGTCAAAGACCTATGATGATGAAAGAaggataaaacaaacatcagtgtggcATAAATCACACATTTATGTCCATTTTCTTATTTGGTCATGCAGTAATATTTGTCATTAATGTATTTTCCCCCTGTTATAGTTGTCTTGCTAATTTCCTGTGTtaccttttctcctctgtgtcttttactatttgtcatgtttttatgtaaGTAAGGCACTTTGTTAATTTTTACAAGAGTCACGAGGATATGACATGACGCCACTGGCACTCCAGTTAAAAAAGCAGATCAGTGTGACcttgtggtaaaaaaaaaatcaattacaTCAAGTTATACACTGAGTGACTAAACCACGACAACTCGCATGAGCCAGTGTGAAACTTCCACTTCAGACGTATAAGGAGACACGTTCTGATGCAGGGCCTGAACACGGCCTCTGGTCTCTTAGAAAATCACCAGTTTGCTCTTCAATTATTTAACATGTTATGTGTACAGTAAAGAGGGATCATAATTCTTCTCTAATGATCTTGACTTACATAAGGGTTTTCCCAGACGGTTGCATTCATGTGAATCCCATAGACACTTGTTCCAACAAGACAACCTaccaacatgaaaaaaataGGGGTATTTTAATTGAGGAATATGCATGGATCGGACAATATATTATGTTATAACAGTTTGTATGCGCTGAAGAACGAATgcataaaactaaaatgatacCTATAAAAGTTAATATTCTAGCTTTAACCAGTAGGGTAAAGGTTCCAGTTCCAGGTTACAGTTTGCCATCTTATCTATTAATgtttaactttaaaacaaaactgttaACTGAGACACCATCATGTTCTCTACTTGTAACTACCGACATGAATGCACCACAGACCTTCAGGCAAAGTCCTCCCATCACAAAAGGTCATGGGTTTGGTGAGTTGTCTGGCCATTCCCGGTACAGGAGGGTAAAGACGAAGGGATTCTTTTATGCACATTGTAGTGTATGGAATTTTATTAAGATCATCcctaaaaatacaataaaatacaatgttaGCACTCGCCCAATCCAGCACAGATTGCCTTTCACTGCACATGCCAGTGTTTTCAGTAAACAAGCTTACCACTCTATGGTGTCCTTGCCTTGCAGGACCTCCGTGATCTCGTCCCTGCACTTCTGCTGGTGTTCTGGGTTGCAGGAAAGACAGTAGAGGATGAAAGCGAGGCCGCTGCTTGTGGTGTCATGGCCCTCGAACATGAAGGTGTCCACTTCTGCTCGTAAATCTTCATCTGACAGACCCTGCTGACTCTCGTCCTAAAGGTGcgataaaaatacaaaaataacacatttgcCACTGCTACTACTATGACAGCTAATAGAAATAGACAGTATCTGGTTTACTTGTAAAGCACCATGACCTCATAATAAAAGCACAAGAAAAGGCAGTGAGGTTGGTTGGTGTTGGGTAATGGAAGTCAGGGAGATAACACGTCTGTTTACACCTTCACCAGGTCAAAGGTGGGGTTAATGATGGCTGAGGGAAGTATGCTTTCTAACTGTGAGTGAAAAAAGATGAGTATGTCATGCTGAGTTACAGTTGTGCCACTGGCTAGTCTGCTGCATATCACGAAGGATCTTTAAATAATTGATGGAAATAAAATTTCATTAAACATTTCCCCAACATTTGGATGGAAACTTAAGCTGCATTTTATGCtatgaaaagtgctatataaatacagtttaaaataataatcaacaacaataatacaaaaatgaataaataacaataatattgttttaattaatattgttattattgagaTAACGTGTAATTTTGTAAAATCACAGGTTGGAGCCTTATATCATAAAACATACTCTTGCACAGAGAAGGATGTCCAGGAAGTCCAAGTTTCTCTTGGCCTGTATCCGGTCCagctccttctcttccttcagtgcttcttttctctttcttatgACATCCTCTTAAAAGCACAAGATAATGGATGAGTAGTTGCAGACCCAATCTGGCTATGCACAATGCATCATAATCAGAGCACTAGAGACCTAGAGGTGTGGACATGTCTtgattcttagatgcatcgatgcagagacagaacataatcgattcatgt encodes the following:
- the ppp1r8b gene encoding protein phosphatase 1, regulatory subunit 8b, whose amino-acid sequence is MATKISTESSPPPFDCPTWAGKAPQGLHLDVMKGDKLIEKLIIDEKKYYLFGRNPDWCDFTIDHQSCSRVHAALVYHKHLKRVFLIDLNSTHGTFLGHIRLEAHKPQQVPIDSTISFGASTRTYTIREKPQTQGTAGSGDSKAGEDEELKGLLGLPEEETELENLTEFNTAHNKRISLLTIEEGNLEIQRPKRKRRSSRVTFSEEDAIINPEDIDPSVGRFRNMVQTAVVPIKKRRSDGQNTLGLDDMTSKRIHIYSLGGGLYGDLPPTSHENQPTGAPGGAAMQGGLPLPFPNPAPEVDLAPEAPQPPVTLNPTPVIAPYLPETHNEPRKKKYAKEAWPGKKPTPSLLI